A region from the Deltaproteobacteria bacterium genome encodes:
- a CDS encoding HPr kinase/phosphorylase — MPPSVTVFQLMQDQSFDLRLQLMAGKGGLSRKISSDRIQKPGLALTGFTDHIHPERVQVFGNTEMSYLTTLPNERQREMIAQLFKAPLACLVVTKDLEVPPVLVETAERAEVPLLHTPHLSSTFITQAQAFLEDALTVSTSSHGVLIDVFGVGILILGKSGIGKSECALDLVMKGHRLVADDIVDIKRRKGAAYGAGSSIIKHHMEVRGLGIINIKDLFGIASVRDSKKIELVIELVEWNPHEEYDRLGLDEQKFNIVDVGVPKLVIPVRPGRNMTTIIEVAARNHLLKLQGHHSALDFQDKLNRAIAEGTGVKALGEEPE, encoded by the coding sequence ATGCCTCCGTCCGTCACGGTCTTCCAGCTGATGCAGGACCAGAGCTTCGACCTGCGCCTGCAGCTGATGGCAGGCAAGGGCGGGCTCTCGCGCAAGATCTCCAGCGACCGCATCCAGAAGCCCGGCCTCGCCCTCACCGGCTTCACCGACCACATCCACCCCGAGCGCGTGCAGGTCTTCGGCAACACGGAGATGAGCTACCTCACCACGCTGCCCAACGAGCGGCAGCGCGAGATGATCGCCCAGCTCTTCAAGGCGCCGCTCGCCTGCCTGGTGGTGACCAAGGACCTCGAGGTGCCCCCCGTCCTGGTGGAGACCGCCGAGCGCGCCGAGGTGCCGCTGCTGCACACGCCGCACCTCTCGTCGACGTTCATCACCCAGGCCCAGGCCTTCCTCGAGGACGCGCTGACGGTCTCGACGAGCAGCCACGGCGTGCTCATCGACGTCTTCGGCGTGGGCATTCTGATTCTGGGCAAGAGCGGCATCGGCAAGAGCGAGTGCGCGCTCGACCTGGTGATGAAGGGCCATCGCCTCGTCGCCGACGACATCGTGGACATCAAGCGTCGCAAGGGCGCGGCCTACGGCGCGGGCTCCAGCATCATCAAGCACCACATGGAGGTCCGCGGCCTCGGCATCATCAACATCAAGGACCTCTTCGGCATCGCCAGCGTGCGCGACTCGAAGAAGATCGAGCTGGTGATCGAGCTGGTGGAGTGGAATCCGCACGAGGAGTACGACCGCCTCGGCCTCGACGAGCAGAAGTTCAACATCGTCGACGTGGGCGTGCCCAAGCTGGTGATCCCCGTCCGCCCGGGCCGCAACATGACCACCATCATCGAGGTGGCTGCGCGCAACCACCTGCTCAAGCTGCAGGGCCACCACTCCGCGCTCGACTTCCAGGACAAGCTCAACCGCGCCATTGCCGAGGGCACCGGCGTGAAGGCCCTGGGCGAGGAGCCCGAATGA
- the rapZ gene encoding RNase adapter RapZ, whose protein sequence is MSGPAPSGVRIVVITGLAGAGKSTGFRALEDAGFFCIDNLPAVLLPKMTELAAHAGSGIPNLAVVIDARDANFLSQAPRMIDEARRAGHAVEVVFLDCKDEVLIRRFSETRRRHPLAPDGTVIDGIARERERLQELKRSADSVIDTSTLTVHELRSLLSSRYATQGRNELSVTVLSFGYRYGMPPQADLVFDVRFLPNPFFIEELRPFSGTDPRVASYVLEREESQDFLNRIQSLCEFLLPRYQREGKSYVTVALGCTGGRHRSVAMAEALGKRLGTLGTHAGIWHRDKDKE, encoded by the coding sequence ATGAGCGGCCCGGCCCCCAGCGGCGTCAGAATCGTGGTCATCACCGGGCTCGCGGGCGCCGGCAAGAGCACCGGCTTCCGCGCGCTCGAGGACGCGGGCTTCTTCTGCATCGACAACCTGCCCGCAGTGCTCCTCCCGAAGATGACCGAGCTCGCTGCCCACGCCGGCAGCGGGATTCCGAACCTGGCCGTGGTCATCGACGCGCGCGACGCGAACTTCCTCTCGCAAGCTCCGCGGATGATCGACGAGGCCCGGCGCGCGGGGCACGCGGTGGAGGTGGTGTTCCTCGACTGCAAGGACGAGGTGCTCATCCGCCGCTTCTCGGAGACGCGCCGCCGCCACCCGCTCGCGCCCGACGGCACCGTCATCGACGGCATCGCCCGCGAGCGCGAGCGCCTGCAGGAGCTCAAGCGCAGCGCCGACTCGGTGATCGACACGTCGACGCTCACCGTGCACGAGCTCCGTTCGCTGCTCTCCAGCCGCTACGCGACCCAGGGGCGCAACGAGCTTTCCGTGACCGTGCTCAGCTTCGGCTACCGCTACGGCATGCCGCCCCAGGCCGACCTGGTCTTCGACGTGCGCTTCCTGCCCAACCCGTTCTTCATCGAGGAGCTGCGGCCGTTCTCGGGCACCGACCCGCGGGTGGCGAGCTACGTGCTCGAGCGCGAGGAGAGCCAGGATTTCCTCAATCGCATCCAGAGCCTGTGCGAGTTCCTGCTCCCCCGCTACCAGCGCGAGGGGAAGAGCTACGTGACCGTCGCCCTCGGCTGCACGGGCGGCCGGCACCGCTCGGTAGCCATGGCGGAAGCGCTCGGCAAGCGGCTCGGAACCCTTGGAACCCACGCAGGAATCTGGCACCGCGACAAGGACAAGGAGTAG
- a CDS encoding PTS fructose transporter subunit IIA, with product MVGVVIASHGRLAEELLNAAVAMVGPLPQVRTVSLNRVTCKPAEELSTAIDAMDEGEGVLVLADLFGGSPSQAACGLLHDKRVEVVSGVNLPMVLKLATIRDGKSLGDLARLLTLYGQKNVVHASELVRQVEAQPAPSATSASAPAKP from the coding sequence ATGGTTGGGGTGGTCATTGCATCGCACGGGCGCCTGGCCGAGGAGCTGCTCAACGCAGCCGTGGCCATGGTGGGCCCCTTGCCTCAAGTGCGGACCGTCTCGCTCAACCGCGTCACCTGCAAGCCCGCCGAGGAGCTCTCCACCGCCATCGACGCGATGGACGAGGGAGAGGGCGTGCTCGTCCTCGCCGACCTCTTCGGCGGCTCGCCCTCGCAGGCGGCGTGCGGGCTGTTGCACGACAAGCGCGTGGAAGTGGTCTCGGGCGTCAACCTGCCGATGGTGCTCAAGCTCGCCACCATCCGCGACGGCAAGTCGCTTGGCGACCTCGCCCGGCTGCTTACGCTGTACGGGCAGAAGAACGTGGTCCACGCGAGCGAGCTGGTGCGTCAGGTGGAAGCGCAGCCTGCGCCCAGCGCGACGTCGGCCAGCGCGCCTGCCAAGCCCTGA
- a CDS encoding PTS sugar transporter subunit IIB: MISFVRIDNRLLHGQVVEGWLPHLKVRRVVVLDREAAQSPLLRASMGLAVPETVALQVSQNEAELTAAAADGVPTLVLFRDVAGAFSAVQHGLKVAQVNLGNIHFKDGRLAITASVFLDGEEIRELEELAKAGVEVEARALPGEKKVGLAEIEARFKAAGPTA; encoded by the coding sequence ATGATCAGCTTCGTGCGCATCGACAATCGGCTCCTGCACGGTCAGGTCGTCGAAGGCTGGCTGCCGCACCTCAAGGTGCGCCGGGTGGTGGTGCTCGACCGCGAGGCCGCCCAGAGCCCGCTCTTGCGCGCCAGCATGGGCCTGGCGGTGCCGGAGACGGTGGCGCTGCAGGTCTCGCAGAACGAGGCCGAGCTCACGGCCGCCGCCGCCGATGGCGTTCCCACGCTGGTGCTCTTCCGCGACGTGGCGGGCGCGTTCTCGGCGGTGCAGCACGGGCTCAAGGTCGCGCAGGTGAACCTGGGCAACATCCACTTCAAGGACGGCCGGCTGGCGATCACCGCGTCGGTCTTCCTCGACGGCGAGGAGATCCGCGAGCTCGAGGAGCTGGCCAAGGCCGGCGTGGAGGTCGAGGCGCGCGCGCTGCCCGGAGAGAAGAAGGTCGGGCTGGCGGAGATCGAGGCCCGCTTCAAGGCCGCAGGACCGACCGCGTGA
- a CDS encoding PTS sugar transporter subunit IIC, producing the protein MTRLVLAAAVGGLLTVERRAFLQAGLSRPLVASALLGACLGQLPAGLLVGAPLELLFLGSASLGAVLPEHETLAACAVSAASAQAAATLGALSIPASCLALLALLPLAVVGRKVDALENRVQQRYADRAMQFVEQRQYRKALRMNWRGLGFPFGGGALTTAIGLGVGYGLAVLVPKLPVRAGPALTTSFVFAAAICAAAGVRGTRHPRGIALALVSAVVTLGAVLWGG; encoded by the coding sequence GTGACGCGGCTGGTGCTCGCGGCGGCGGTGGGCGGGCTGCTCACCGTCGAGCGACGGGCGTTCTTGCAGGCTGGCCTCTCGCGGCCGCTGGTGGCGAGCGCGCTGCTCGGCGCGTGCCTGGGACAGCTGCCCGCGGGCTTGCTGGTGGGCGCGCCGCTGGAGCTGCTCTTCCTCGGCTCGGCGAGCCTGGGCGCGGTGCTGCCCGAGCACGAGACGCTGGCCGCGTGCGCCGTCTCGGCGGCGAGCGCGCAGGCCGCAGCGACGCTGGGCGCGCTCTCGATTCCCGCGTCGTGCCTGGCGCTGCTCGCGCTGTTGCCGCTGGCGGTCGTGGGTCGCAAGGTCGATGCGCTCGAGAACCGGGTGCAGCAGCGCTACGCGGATCGGGCGATGCAGTTCGTGGAGCAGCGGCAGTATCGAAAAGCGCTGCGCATGAACTGGCGCGGGCTGGGGTTCCCATTTGGCGGCGGCGCGCTGACGACCGCGATCGGGCTCGGCGTCGGTTACGGGTTGGCGGTGCTGGTGCCGAAGCTGCCCGTGCGCGCGGGGCCGGCGCTGACGACGTCGTTCGTGTTCGCGGCGGCGATCTGCGCGGCTGCGGGCGTACGCGGGACGCGACATCCGAGGGGGATCGCGCTGGCCCTGGTGTCGGCGGTGGTGACGTTGGGCGCGGTCCTTTGGGGAGGGTAG
- a CDS encoding isoprenylcysteine carboxylmethyltransferase family protein, producing MTALDLKAFAGLLNLVAIMGLALFLSAGTIHYPQAWTFLAVFFVAVTAITVYLMKKDPALLARRVQAGPVAEQRTLQKVIQAFASLAFLAFLVVPGLDRRWGWSSVPIFMSVVGDVWVAVGLLIIYFVFRSNTFTSATVEVGAGQKVISAGPYGMVRHPMYAGALLMLAAMPIALGSWWAEIALLPMLAVIVSRLLDEERLLARELEGYPEYQRRVKWRLVPGVW from the coding sequence ATGACCGCGCTCGACCTCAAGGCCTTCGCCGGATTGCTCAACCTCGTGGCGATCATGGGGCTCGCGCTCTTCCTCTCCGCGGGGACGATTCACTATCCCCAGGCCTGGACCTTCCTGGCGGTGTTCTTCGTCGCGGTCACGGCGATCACGGTCTACTTGATGAAGAAGGATCCCGCGCTGCTCGCGCGGCGCGTCCAGGCGGGTCCGGTGGCCGAGCAGCGGACACTGCAGAAAGTGATCCAGGCCTTCGCGTCGCTGGCGTTTCTGGCGTTCCTCGTCGTGCCCGGGCTCGATCGACGCTGGGGGTGGTCGAGCGTGCCGATATTCATGAGCGTCGTGGGAGATGTTTGGGTCGCCGTGGGACTGTTGATTATCTATTTTGTCTTTCGCTCGAACACGTTCACCTCGGCGACGGTCGAGGTCGGCGCGGGGCAGAAGGTGATCTCGGCCGGTCCATATGGAATGGTGCGCCATCCGATGTACGCGGGCGCGCTCTTGATGCTGGCTGCGATGCCGATTGCGCTGGGCTCGTGGTGGGCCGAGATCGCGCTGCTGCCGATGCTCGCGGTGATCGTTTCGCGGTTGCTGGATGAAGAGCGGCTGCTTGCCCGCGAGCTCGAGGGCTATCCCGAGTATCAACGGCGCGTGAAGTGGCGGCTGGTGCCTGGCGTTTGGTGA
- a CDS encoding PTS system mannose/fructose/sorbose family transporter subunit IID gives MSAPERISRMAMLRVFWRSLQLQAAWNPKGMQNLGFAYALWPAFLELYGGDREKAEAAVRRHLGTFNTHPYLASAIIGGVIHHERKVVAGEEGPEAGLAFKQALMGPLAALGDGFFWLSFRPAVGALAALLAIWTGAWAALFFAVTYNVVHLGLRARYLALGYRLGDGVLEPVGRDHLARRGQELRALAACAAGAFFPALAHDALRLGVAPSAAWAAGGAGLLAMLLLGRRVSVYALLYGAAALGFLWGWYV, from the coding sequence ATGTCCGCGCCCGAGCGCATCTCGCGCATGGCCATGCTCCGCGTGTTCTGGCGCTCGCTGCAGCTCCAGGCGGCGTGGAACCCCAAGGGCATGCAGAACCTGGGCTTCGCCTACGCGCTCTGGCCGGCGTTCCTCGAGCTCTACGGCGGCGACCGCGAGAAGGCCGAGGCCGCCGTGCGCCGCCACCTGGGCACCTTCAACACCCACCCGTACCTGGCGAGCGCGATCATCGGCGGGGTGATCCACCACGAGCGCAAGGTCGTCGCCGGCGAGGAGGGCCCCGAGGCCGGCCTCGCGTTCAAGCAGGCGCTCATGGGCCCGCTCGCCGCCCTCGGCGACGGCTTCTTCTGGCTCAGCTTCCGCCCGGCCGTGGGTGCGCTCGCGGCGCTCCTCGCCATCTGGACCGGCGCCTGGGCCGCGCTCTTCTTCGCCGTGACCTACAACGTCGTGCACCTCGGCCTGCGCGCCCGCTACCTCGCCCTCGGCTACCGGCTGGGCGATGGCGTCCTCGAGCCCGTGGGGCGCGACCACCTCGCCCGACGCGGCCAGGAGCTGCGCGCCCTCGCGGCCTGCGCGGCCGGCGCCTTCTTCCCCGCCCTCGCCCACGACGCGCTGCGCCTCGGCGTGGCCCCCTCCGCGGCCTGGGCCGCAGGCGGCGCCGGCCTGCTCGCCATGCTCCTGCTCGGCCGACGGGTTTCCGTGTACGCTCTGCTCTACGGCGCGGCAGCGCTGGGCTTTCTTTGGGGTTGGTATGTTTGA
- a CDS encoding HPr family phosphocarrier protein, producing the protein MLQEKEFLVVNALGLHARAAAQLVKTANKFACDVTVSKDGQNVNGKSIMGVLMLAATCGSTIIVKTDGDDAGPAMEAIGKLVEDGFGEGKAP; encoded by the coding sequence ATGCTGCAAGAGAAGGAATTCCTGGTCGTCAATGCCCTCGGTCTGCACGCCCGCGCCGCCGCCCAGCTGGTGAAGACGGCCAACAAGTTCGCCTGCGACGTCACCGTCTCCAAGGACGGCCAGAACGTGAACGGCAAGTCCATCATGGGCGTGCTCATGCTCGCCGCCACCTGTGGCAGCACCATTATCGTCAAGACCGATGGCGACGACGCCGGTCCCGCCATGGAAGCCATCGGCAAGCTCGTGGAGGACGGCTTCGGCGAGGGCAAGGCGCCCTGA
- the ptsP gene encoding phosphoenolpyruvate--protein phosphotransferase, with translation MNSKAPQHRKPETLHGIGASPGVALGRAFLLSRVKVKTPRYRLADADVEPELMRFKTAVELSDHQLVEVKARLEAGDGKEHALIVEAHRMMLMDPMLLDQVRQVIRDEKTNAEWATRRAVRKIKAQFGQIEDEYFRERRSDVDFVGDRLIRNLMGQVVDVLDGPEVPEDAIVVAHELSPSDAALLLQQGRVLGFVTDLGGHTSHTAIVARAREIPGVVGAEVASEMIATGDLIAVDGARGMVVIHPTDEQVRLFREAIRREAESEAALGRLRDLPATQLDGRRIHLLANIEFKDEVPHALDHGAEGVGLFRTEFLYLGKDRAPTEEEHYQAYRAVLEQMGDRAVIIRTLDLGGDKIAQLDASLRQDKEANPALGLRALRFCLKHRDVFRVQLRALLRASVHGKLRIMFPMVSNVQELREAKALLAATRVDLGREGVQVADEIPVGIMVETPSAALTADRLAKECDFFSIGTNDLIQYSVAIDRQNRDVAYLYHPLQLAILRVLKTIVDAAHAARIPVGMCGEMAGDPMHALVLAGLGLDSLSMSSGQIPVVKRILRASRSDEATALLDQCLALDTAEEIERLVRSVMEHRFGTAPTEMDQPAEATTETES, from the coding sequence ATGAACTCGAAGGCGCCCCAGCACCGCAAGCCGGAGACCTTGCACGGCATCGGCGCCTCGCCCGGCGTCGCGCTGGGGCGGGCGTTCCTGCTCAGCCGGGTGAAGGTCAAGACGCCGCGCTACCGCCTGGCCGACGCCGACGTCGAGCCGGAGCTGATGCGCTTCAAGACCGCGGTGGAACTCTCCGACCACCAGTTGGTGGAGGTGAAGGCCAGGCTGGAGGCCGGCGACGGCAAGGAGCACGCGCTCATCGTCGAGGCGCACCGGATGATGCTCATGGATCCGATGCTGCTCGATCAGGTGCGCCAGGTGATCCGCGACGAGAAGACCAACGCGGAGTGGGCCACACGCCGCGCGGTTCGAAAGATCAAGGCCCAGTTCGGCCAGATCGAGGACGAGTACTTCCGCGAGCGCCGCAGCGACGTGGACTTCGTGGGCGACCGGCTCATCCGCAATCTCATGGGCCAGGTGGTGGACGTGCTCGACGGCCCCGAGGTGCCCGAGGACGCGATCGTCGTCGCGCACGAGCTCTCCCCCAGCGACGCCGCGCTCCTCTTGCAGCAGGGCCGGGTGCTCGGCTTCGTGACCGACCTCGGCGGCCACACCTCGCACACCGCGATCGTGGCCCGCGCGCGTGAGATCCCCGGCGTGGTGGGCGCCGAGGTCGCCAGCGAGATGATCGCCACCGGCGATCTGATCGCCGTCGACGGCGCGCGGGGCATGGTGGTCATCCACCCCACCGACGAGCAGGTGCGGCTCTTCCGCGAGGCCATTCGCCGCGAGGCCGAGAGCGAGGCCGCGCTGGGCCGGCTGCGCGACCTGCCCGCCACGCAGCTCGACGGCCGGCGCATCCACCTGCTCGCCAACATCGAGTTCAAGGACGAGGTGCCGCACGCCCTGGACCACGGCGCCGAGGGCGTGGGCCTGTTCCGCACCGAGTTCCTGTACCTGGGCAAGGACCGCGCGCCGACCGAAGAGGAGCACTACCAGGCCTACCGCGCGGTGCTCGAGCAGATGGGCGATCGCGCGGTGATCATCCGCACGCTGGATCTCGGCGGCGACAAGATCGCCCAGCTCGACGCCTCGCTGCGCCAGGACAAAGAGGCCAACCCCGCGCTGGGCCTGCGCGCGCTGCGCTTCTGCCTCAAGCACCGCGACGTGTTCCGGGTGCAGCTGCGGGCGCTCTTGCGCGCGAGCGTGCACGGCAAGCTGCGCATCATGTTCCCGATGGTGTCGAACGTGCAGGAGCTGCGCGAGGCCAAGGCGCTGCTCGCCGCCACGCGCGTGGATCTGGGGCGCGAGGGCGTGCAGGTGGCCGACGAGATCCCGGTTGGGATCATGGTGGAGACGCCCTCTGCCGCGCTCACCGCCGACCGCCTGGCGAAGGAGTGCGACTTCTTCTCCATCGGCACCAACGACCTGATCCAGTACTCGGTGGCCATCGACCGCCAGAACCGCGACGTGGCCTACCTGTACCACCCGCTGCAGCTCGCGATTCTGCGCGTGCTCAAGACCATCGTCGATGCAGCGCACGCGGCGCGCATCCCGGTGGGCATGTGCGGCGAGATGGCCGGCGATCCCATGCACGCGCTGGTGCTCGCGGGGCTCGGGCTGGACTCACTCTCCATGAGCTCGGGCCAGATCCCGGTGGTGAAGCGCATCCTGCGCGCGAGCCGCAGCGACGAGGCCACGGCGCTGCTCGATCAGTGCCTCGCGCTCGACACCGCCGAGGAGATCGAGCGCCTGGTGCGCAGCGTGATGGAGCACCGCTTCGGCACCGCGCCCACGGAGATGGACCAGCCCGCCGAAGCGACGACCGAGACCGAGAGCTAG
- a CDS encoding zinc ribbon domain-containing protein produces MPLYEYECAKCGTFEANQRITEPALTKCPQCSGKKVNRLISTSSFSLKGDGWYRDLYGKGGSNSSSGGGKPAA; encoded by the coding sequence ATGCCCCTCTACGAGTACGAATGCGCGAAGTGCGGCACCTTCGAGGCCAACCAGCGGATCACCGAGCCCGCGCTCACCAAGTGCCCGCAGTGCAGCGGCAAGAAGGTGAACCGGCTCATCTCCACCAGCTCCTTCAGCCTCAAGGGTGACGGCTGGTACCGCGACCTCTACGGCAAGGGCGGCTCCAACTCGTCGAGCGGCGGTGGAAAGCCCGCGGCGTGA
- a CDS encoding RluA family pseudouridine synthase yields MKKLELQVAESDARERLDRFVARAGGIARGLARRTIEAGGVYVDGKRTKVASRGVHPGQTVSVVLEEAGRAAPQPKLESPLHVIFEDAHLLAVDKPAGIAAQATLATDRGALTSMVAAHLGLPSDRDVGLVHRLDRETSGVTVFGKSKRAVANLAEAFREGTVQKRYLAIAGGPIDAAHEVDAWLAKDPSKPGLFKPVPAGTGVPAQTRVEPLSKPGPATLVACLPATGRTHQIRVHLVSLAAPIVGDKRYGGPVKVQLPNGELVGERVLLHAERLELRHPISGEAMVFRAPAPADLVAAAALLGVALD; encoded by the coding sequence GTGAAGAAGCTGGAGTTGCAGGTCGCCGAGTCCGACGCGCGTGAGCGGCTCGACCGCTTCGTGGCCCGGGCCGGCGGCATCGCGCGCGGGCTGGCGCGGCGGACCATCGAAGCCGGCGGCGTGTACGTCGACGGCAAGCGCACCAAGGTCGCGTCGCGCGGGGTGCACCCCGGGCAGACGGTGTCCGTCGTCCTCGAAGAAGCGGGCCGCGCGGCGCCGCAGCCCAAGCTCGAATCGCCGCTGCACGTGATCTTCGAGGACGCGCACCTGCTCGCGGTGGACAAGCCTGCGGGCATCGCCGCGCAGGCGACGCTCGCCACGGATCGCGGCGCGCTGACGTCGATGGTGGCGGCGCACCTCGGGCTCCCTTCGGATCGCGACGTGGGCCTGGTGCACCGGCTCGACCGCGAGACGAGCGGCGTGACCGTGTTCGGCAAGAGCAAGCGGGCCGTCGCGAACCTGGCGGAGGCGTTTCGCGAGGGCACGGTGCAGAAGCGCTACCTCGCCATCGCCGGAGGGCCCATCGACGCCGCGCACGAGGTCGATGCGTGGCTGGCGAAAGATCCGTCGAAGCCGGGGCTCTTCAAGCCGGTGCCTGCGGGCACGGGCGTGCCTGCGCAGACGCGCGTGGAGCCGCTGTCGAAGCCCGGCCCCGCGACGCTCGTTGCGTGCCTTCCCGCAACCGGACGCACGCACCAGATCCGCGTGCACCTCGTCTCGCTGGCCGCGCCCATCGTGGGCGACAAGCGCTACGGCGGGCCAGTGAAGGTGCAGCTGCCGAACGGCGAGCTCGTGGGCGAGCGCGTGCTCTTGCACGCTGAGCGGCTCGAGCTGCGGCATCCGATCTCCGGTGAAGCGATGGTGTTTCGTGCGCCGGCGCCTGCGGACCTCGTCGCGGCGGCGGCGTTGCTGGGCGTGGCGCTCGACTGA
- a CDS encoding MFS transporter: protein MNRSGGAMAPGRARQVATTAVILALVVSALEGTVVTTAMPTITEALGGRAHYAWVFTAFLLASTLGVMLAGKLADQLGRKPVFLGGVALFLAGSALCGIANGMTALIAFRALQGLGAGVIQPTTMTITADLYTLEERAKMQAVITAFWGLANVLGPVLGGLIVGHMSWRWVFLVNLPVGALAALLLAKSYRDPARVAERADIVGPVLGGLATALALLALERETSLVVRLALLVGALALGTAFWKQQQRAPVKVVPFQHLRDRNVQAGLVGGAFAGALLYSTSAYVPLWMTGRGHGALTAGFALVPMLACWAVGSSAGVVLLLRGGMRLSVGAALAVCAMGAALLAGCALSEPPLVAVLVALGIFGFGLGPAASTSTIGPQSVVPWQARGAVTSVIYAARMLGGAVAVALLDLARAHPAWQVALIAPVAAVGAATLLALAPGPARDAATAEVLPALD, encoded by the coding sequence ATGAATCGGAGCGGCGGAGCGATGGCGCCGGGACGGGCCCGGCAGGTGGCGACCACGGCGGTGATCCTCGCCCTGGTGGTCAGCGCGCTCGAGGGCACGGTGGTCACCACCGCGATGCCCACGATTACAGAGGCGCTCGGCGGCCGCGCGCACTATGCGTGGGTCTTCACCGCGTTCCTGCTGGCGAGCACGCTGGGCGTGATGCTCGCGGGCAAGCTCGCCGACCAGCTCGGCCGCAAGCCGGTGTTCCTCGGCGGCGTGGCGCTCTTCCTCGCGGGCTCCGCGCTTTGCGGAATCGCGAACGGCATGACCGCGCTCATCGCCTTCCGGGCGCTGCAAGGCCTCGGCGCCGGCGTGATCCAGCCGACCACGATGACCATCACCGCCGACCTCTACACGCTGGAAGAGCGCGCGAAGATGCAGGCGGTGATCACCGCGTTCTGGGGACTCGCGAACGTGCTCGGGCCCGTGCTGGGCGGATTGATCGTGGGCCACATGAGCTGGCGCTGGGTGTTCCTGGTGAACCTGCCGGTGGGCGCGCTCGCGGCGCTGCTGCTCGCGAAGAGCTACCGGGATCCGGCGCGCGTGGCCGAGCGCGCGGACATCGTCGGCCCGGTGCTCGGCGGCCTGGCGACGGCGCTCGCCCTGCTGGCGCTCGAGCGCGAGACGTCGCTGGTGGTGCGGTTGGCGCTGCTCGTCGGAGCGCTCGCGTTGGGCACGGCGTTCTGGAAGCAGCAGCAGCGCGCGCCGGTGAAGGTGGTTCCGTTCCAGCACCTGCGCGATCGCAACGTGCAAGCGGGGCTCGTGGGCGGTGCGTTCGCGGGCGCGTTGCTCTACTCGACGTCGGCGTACGTGCCGTTGTGGATGACGGGCCGCGGCCATGGCGCGCTCACCGCTGGCTTCGCGCTGGTGCCGATGCTGGCCTGCTGGGCGGTGGGCTCGTCGGCGGGCGTGGTGCTGCTGCTTCGCGGGGGGATGCGCTTGAGCGTCGGCGCGGCGCTCGCGGTCTGCGCGATGGGGGCGGCGCTGCTCGCGGGCTGTGCGCTGAGCGAGCCGCCGCTGGTGGCGGTGCTGGTGGCGCTGGGCATCTTCGGGTTCGGGTTGGGGCCGGCCGCGAGCACCTCGACGATCGGGCCGCAGAGCGTGGTTCCCTGGCAGGCGCGCGGCGCGGTGACGAGCGTGATCTACGCGGCGCGCATGCTCGGCGGCGCGGTGGCGGTGGCGCTGCTCGATCTCGCCCGGGCGCATCCCGCGTGGCAGGTGGCGCTCATCGCGCCGGTGGCTGCGGTCGGTGCGGCCACCCTGCTCGCGCTCGCGCCCGGGCCTGCGCGCGATGCAGCGACCGCGGAAGTGCTCCCGGCGCTCGACTGA
- a CDS encoding LysR family transcriptional regulator, producing the protein MDTNQLQAFLAVAGRRQLTSAARQLGVSQPTLSRQVQALEKELGVRLLVRTPRGVVLTDAGERFLAHAREGLEALRAGATELHELANQPRGPVALGTLPTVGAYLMPALLQAFLKRYPDVHLRLEEGLADELEEKVADGDLDLAIVNLPFRRADLVVQKLWEEKFALVAPRGHKLTQSKRPVSLAAVAREPLVVVTGTVATLALRAAAEAQGIAPRIAMEVDHPESLRRMVERGLGVALLPELMSRDRQGANFDVAEVRDAPRRTVALVHRGERSLTSAARALKRVIAERLQRRP; encoded by the coding sequence ATGGATACGAACCAGCTCCAGGCCTTCCTCGCCGTCGCCGGGCGCCGGCAGCTCACCAGCGCCGCCCGCCAGCTCGGCGTCTCGCAGCCCACGCTCTCGCGCCAGGTGCAGGCGCTCGAGAAGGAGCTGGGCGTTCGCCTGCTCGTGCGCACGCCGCGCGGCGTGGTGCTCACCGACGCAGGCGAGCGCTTCCTGGCCCACGCCCGGGAGGGCCTCGAGGCCCTGCGCGCCGGCGCCACCGAGCTGCACGAGCTCGCCAACCAGCCGCGCGGTCCCGTGGCGCTGGGCACGCTGCCCACCGTGGGCGCGTACCTGATGCCGGCGCTGCTGCAGGCGTTCCTGAAGCGCTACCCCGACGTGCACCTGCGCCTCGAGGAAGGCCTCGCCGACGAGCTCGAAGAAAAGGTGGCCGACGGCGATCTCGACCTGGCCATCGTGAACCTGCCCTTTCGGCGCGCGGACCTCGTGGTGCAGAAGCTCTGGGAGGAGAAGTTCGCGCTGGTGGCGCCGCGCGGACACAAGCTCACGCAGAGCAAGCGGCCGGTGAGCCTCGCGGCCGTCGCGCGTGAGCCGCTGGTCGTCGTCACGGGAACCGTGGCCACGCTCGCGCTGCGCGCTGCGGCGGAGGCGCAAGGCATCGCGCCGCGCATCGCGATGGAGGTGGATCACCCCGAGAGCTTGCGGCGCATGGTCGAGCGCGGGCTGGGCGTGGCGCTTCTGCCGGAGCTGATGTCGCGCGATCGCCAGGGCGCGAACTTCGACGTGGCCGAGGTCCGCGATGCGCCGCGGCGCACGGTCGCGCTGGTCCATCGCGGCGAGCGCTCGCTGACGTCGGCCGCGCGCGCGTTGAAGCGCGTCATCGCCGAGCGGCTGCAGCGGCGCCCGTGA